From ANME-2 cluster archaeon:
CAAGCGTTATTTATGGAGTTTGGATATCTAACGGTAGGCAAAAAGATTATTGCAATAAACAACATCAAAGAATAGTATGAAAGTATTAAACTATAGAATTCTACTGAGAAAAGAACCAGAGGGTGGTTATACAGTAATGGTTCCTTTACTTCCTGGTTGTGTTACATACGGGGAAACAATAGAAGAAGCGATAGATATGGCAA
This genomic window contains:
- a CDS encoding type II toxin-antitoxin system HicB family antitoxin, whose translation is MKVLNYRILLRKEPEGGYTVMVPLLPGCVTYGETIEEAIDMAKEAIELYIESLKEHGEVIPTEEGILEYTLTVEAHA